A genomic window from Aethina tumida isolate Nest 87 chromosome 4, icAetTumi1.1, whole genome shotgun sequence includes:
- the LOC109594270 gene encoding uncharacterized protein LOC109594270, with amino-acid sequence MFTSDLHLVCTLHKVTDAETNRIIKFYAEERKVPFMWLKFITASHKSVYAKKFVYGKDQINTEIHKHLSSQNWHIIHPMSICSQYFDYAVISNIILSLIVVPVDDFIALHCYAYTPSMWFFSMLLKCFKLTRQTNLYRLISKYHGEYYVKTVLLPITSCFIMSHWLICLMIYMPRVDSNDMKPLKGSWLEVNKVNELSYAEQYWLSLLRYVGCSFCAIDAFESEAGYGEYFTILIVYMFGVVMWALIAISLYHFFTEGFRSDTQYGEIMDQLEGYIHVKQFPAKTKEKLILCYKNKFRTNYYNSTLLKAALSENLQMEVNIYVFRSLIAGMPVFAQIGIKEASEFFLDLKTEIYLPNDVILSPLTREKYFYILAYGTVCVTHHSGKEICHLEGGSHFGEVELLLGTEVYMYTVTALEVCEIYMLESTKFQSFLNKFPKTRECLKDSVRAVYGIKLNENEDIN; translated from the exons ATGTTCACCTCAGATCTGCACCTCGTCTGCACACTGCACAAGGTAACAGATGCAGAAACAAACCGAATCATCAAGTTCTACGCCGAAGAGCGAAAAGTGCCGTTCATGTGGCTCAAATTCATCACGGCGTCCCACAAAAGTGTGTACGCAAAGAAATTTGTATACGGAAAAGACCAAATCAACACCGAGATTCACAAACATTTGTCGTCCCAGAATTGGCACATCATTCATCCCATGAGTATTTGCAgccaatattttgattatgcGGTAATATCGAATATTATTTTGAGCCTGATCGTCGTCCCTGTGGACGACTTTATTGCCTTACACTG TTACGCATACACACCGTCAATGTGGTTCTTTTCGATGTTGctcaaatgtttcaaattaacGCGTCAAACCAACTTGTACAGattgatttcaaaataccATGGAGAATATTACGTGAAGACGGTTCTTCTTCCAATAACTTCTTGCTTTATAATGTCTCATTGGCTCATATGTTTAATGATCTATATGCCAAGAGTTGATAGCAACGATATGAAACCTTTGAAAGGGTCATGGTTGGAAGTAAATAAAGTCAACGAATTATCATATGCTGAACAGTATTGGCTATCGTTGTTGAGATACGTGGGATGTTCATTTTGCGCCATAGATGCTTTTGAATCGGAGGCCGGCTATGGAGAGTATTTCACTATTTTGATAGTATACATGTTCGGAGTTGTGATGTGGGCTCTCATCGCCATATCCTTGTATCATTTCTTCACTGAGGGCTTCCGATCGGATACCCAATACGGTGAGATAATGGATCAATTGGAAGGCTACATACATGTAAAGCAGTTCCCTGCAAAGACCAAAGAAAAGCTTATTTTATGCTATAAGAACAAGTTCCGTACGAACTATTACAACAGTACGTTATTAAAGGCGGCCCTGTCGGAAAATTTGCAAATGGAAGTCAACATTTACGTGTTTAGGAGTCTTATAGCTGGCATGCCAGTCTTTGCACAAATTGGCATCAAGGAAGCCAGCGAGTTCTTTTTGGATTTAAAGACGGAAATCTACTTGCCCAACGACGTTATACTGAGCCCGTTAACCAGAGAAaagtacttttatattttggcaTATGGAACTGTATGTGTCACTCATCACAGTGGCAAAGAGATTTGTCATCTGGAAGGAGGCTCCCACTTTGGTGAAGTGGAACTGTTGCTGGGTACGGAAGTTTATATGTACACGGTGACCGCACTTGAAGTTTGTGAGATTTATATGCTGGAGTCCACCAAGTTTCAGTCATTTCTGAACAAGTTCCCAAAAACAAGAGAGTGTCTGAAGGACTCTGTAAGGGCAGTCTACGGGATAAAGCTTAACGAAAACGaagatattaattga